One genomic segment of Hordeum vulgare subsp. vulgare chromosome 2H, MorexV3_pseudomolecules_assembly, whole genome shotgun sequence includes these proteins:
- the LOC123429066 gene encoding disease resistance protein RGA2-like — protein sequence MEVVMSAVAGELASQFISYLMNKYNSSRHAQSEEEEKVVERLKHLLMRAGTMVEEADTRYITNSGMMMQLKTLSEAMYQGYGVLDNSRYRDLQGTTGFDEVSIKDSSASSLYLAKRSRTIPDKDARLESHVALESLEIVVANMAEFIVLLGGCERMSRRPYDVYLYTENFMFGRHAEKQKLLSFLLLRNDPPGGHVLAVLPIIGGATTGKKTLVAHVCGDERVRSHFSSVLHLNGGNLLNICEHRSTMLLVVIEFASDVDDEEWKKFHSFFVRMDRGSKIIIISKLKRLARFGSVKPIFLTALSYDELRYLFKTLAFGSIDPAEHPRLLQIADEFARLMHSSDGSLVPANVCADILRKNLDAQYWRCILDKAIRFVKRNLARYSVDPAIHIEQGPPVVATVIEKGHPVVVTDLAMDPLTIIPYTNNVSIKKLPSVTFGEILTDPTVTPKGDFNLISWESRIPPYNSLFAGFATSNALDTHEGNALQGKKRRGEPI from the coding sequence ATGGAGGTTGTCATGTCTGCAGTAGCAGGGGAACTCGCGAGCCAGTTCATCTCCTATCTGATGAACAAGTACAACTCCTCGAGGCATGCTCAatcagaagaggaggagaaggtagtggagaggttgaagcacCTGCTGATGAGAGCTGGCACCATGGTTGAAGAGGCAGACACGAGATACATAACCAACTCCGGCATGATGATGCAGCTCAAGACGCTCTCAGAGGCCATGTACCAAGGATATGGTGTGCTGGACAACTCAAGGTACCGTGACCTCCAAGGCACTACAGGATTCGACGAGGTTAGCATCAAAGACTCATCTGCAAGCAGTTTATATTTAGCCAAGCGCTCTCGAACAATACCTGATAAGGATGCACGCCTCGAGTCACATGTTGCTTTGGAAAGTCTAGAAATAGTTGTTGCTAACATGGCAGAATTTATTGTTCTTCTCGGTGGATGTGAGCGCATGTCTCGTAGGCCATACGATGTTTATCTTTACACCGAAAACTTCATGTTCGGCCGACACGCTGAGAAGCAAAAGCTCCTCAGCTTCTTGTTGCTGCGCAACGACCCTCCTGGTGGTCATGTATTGGCGGTACTCCCGATCATAGGTGGTGcaacaactgggaagaaaactttGGTTGCCCATGTGTGCGGTGATGAAAGGGTTCGCTCACACTTCTCATCTGTATTGCACTTGAATGGAGGCAACCTTTTGAACATATGTGAGCACAGAAGCACTATGCTGTTGGTAGTTATTGAGTTTGCTTCTGACGTAGATGATGAAGAGTGGAAAAAGTTTCACTCGTTTTTCGTAAGAATGGACAGAGGAAGCAAGATCATTATCATAAGTAAACTTAAAAGATTAGCCCGGTTCGGATCGGTGAAACCAATTTTCCTTACTGCTCTGTCTTATGATGAGTTGAGATACCTTTTCAAAACACTGGCATTCGGAAGCATAGACCCAGCAGAACATCCACGACTACTACAGATAGCAGATGAATTTGCCAGGTTAATGCACAGTTCGGATGGTTCACTTGTCCCAGCAAATGTGTGTGCGGACATTTTGAGAAAGAATCTCGATGCTCAGTATTGGCGTTGCATATTGGACAAGGCGATAAGATTTGTCAAAAGAAACCTCGCCAGGTATAGTGTGGACCCAGCCATACATATAGAACAAGGACCTCCAGTGGTGGCCACGGTTATAGAAAAAGGCCATCCAGTGGTTGTAACGGACCTTGCTATGGATCCACTTACCATCATACCCTATACAAATAATGTTTCAATCAAGAAACTGCCAAGTGTGACATTTGGGGAAATTCTAACAGACCCTACTGTTACACCAAAAGGGGACTTTAATCTAATTTCATGGGAATCAAGGATACCGCCTTATAATTCATTATTTGCTGGTTTTGCGACAAGTAATGCTCTGGATACACATGAAGGTAATGCCTTGCAAGGGAAGAAGCGACGGGGAGAGCCAATTTAA
- the LOC123424831 gene encoding uncharacterized protein LOC123424831 — translation MDAAISAVTGEMVSRFISFLMDKYQSSSHAESEEKVLERLQHLLMRACTIVEEAETRYITNSGMMMQLKMLSEAMYRGYSVLGHSRYRALQAGARIEKVSSNDSSSSSLYLAKRSRTTTDKVTCLESRGALESLEFAIANMVEFIVLLGGCERMSRRPYDVYLYTDNFMFSRHAEKQKLLSFLLQHNDPHGDHAVAVLPVIGGPTTGKKTLVAHVCGDERVRSRFSSVLHLDGDNLLSILDHGRTMVGTMLVVIEFASDIGDDDWQKFHSFFERTGRGSKIIILSKLKILVRFGSVIPIFLTVLSKDELRYLFMALAFGSVDRAEHPRFGVPHWTRGKDFLKETYPYQVSNQAHI, via the exons ATGGATGCTGCCATATCTGCCGTCACAGGTGAAA TGGTGAGTCGGTTCATCTCCTTCCTCATGGACAAGTACCAATCCTCCAGCCATGCAGAGTCAGAGGAGAAggtgctggagaggttgcagcatCTCCTGATGAGAGCTTGCACCATCGTCGAGGAGGCGGAAACACGATACATAACAAACTCCGGGATGATGATGCAGCTCAAGATGCTCTCAGAGGCCATGTACCGAGGATACAGTGTGCTAGGTCACTCGAGGTACCGAGCACTCCAAGCTGGTGCGCGCATTGAAAAGGTTAGCAGCAACGATTCATCTAGCAGCAGTTTGTATTTAGCCAAGCGCTCACGAACAACAACTGATAAGGTCACATGCCTTGAGTCACGTGGTGCCTTGGAAAGTTTAGAATTTGCTATTGCTAACATGGTAGAATTTATTGTGCTTCTGGGTGGGTGCGAGCGCATGTCTCGTAGGCCATATGACGTTTATCTTTACACCGACAACTTCATGTTCAGCCGACATGCTGAAAAGCAAAAGCTCTTGAGCTTTTTGTTGCAGCACAACGACCCTCATGGGGATCATGCAGTGGCAGTTCTTCCGGTCATAGGTGGTCcaacaactgggaagaaaactttGGTTGCCCATGTGTGCGGTGATGAAAGGGTTCGCTCACGCTTCTCTTCTGTACTGCACTTAGATGGAGACAACCTTTTGAGCATACTTGACCATGGAAGAACTATGGTAGGGACGATGTTGGTAGTTATCGAGTTTGCTTCCGATATAGGTGACGATGATTGGCAAAAGTTTCACTCATTTTTCGAAAGAACGGGCAGAGGAAGCAAGATAATCATCTTAAGTAAACTTAAAATATTAGTCAGGTTTGGATCGGTGATACCAATTTTCCTTACTGTTCTATCAAAGGATGAGTTGAGATACCTTTTCATGGCACTGGCATTCGGGAGTGTAGACCGTGCAGAACATCCACG TTTTGGCGTTCCACATTGGACAAGGGGAAAAGATTTCTTAAAAGAAACCTATCCATATCAGGTGTCCAACCAAGCACACATTTAG